One part of the Paenibacillus silvisoli genome encodes these proteins:
- a CDS encoding helix-turn-helix transcriptional regulator: MHRIQWFDSRIREGKYPNSTQLAAQFEISKRQAQRDIEYLAYSLSAPLLYVAKYRGYCYANKTYALPLLYMTDEEKKMLKYLAYRYRQYNYDNADAVNRVAQLLDRFSADPELEADARRLPVFDAKPQLMHAFERLSYAIAQHHVVRLQYRDEAGERHLSIRPLKLTCQYNCDYVIAYCEDDGRQRMLRLDGIGSVDVTAARFEPIAPEAFEWGAGGAASGGSGPQRKPFTAQVKLAQPIAGDSWRGYRIRSADSAELVYTIEFYETESFLHHLLVSSWEELLSPKWLREQLDTLCRSMLKRLGGEEGGGAKR, from the coding sequence ATGCATCGCATCCAATGGTTTGATAGTCGGATCCGGGAGGGCAAATACCCGAACAGCACGCAGCTGGCGGCGCAGTTCGAAATTTCGAAGCGCCAGGCGCAGCGGGACATCGAGTACTTGGCCTACTCGCTTTCAGCCCCCTTGCTTTATGTCGCTAAATATCGCGGATACTGCTACGCGAATAAAACATACGCGCTTCCCCTGCTCTATATGACCGACGAGGAAAAGAAGATGTTAAAATATTTGGCTTATCGCTACCGGCAGTACAATTACGACAACGCGGACGCGGTCAACCGGGTCGCGCAGCTGCTCGACCGGTTCTCGGCCGATCCGGAGCTGGAGGCCGACGCGCGGCGGCTGCCGGTGTTCGATGCGAAGCCGCAGCTCATGCACGCCTTCGAGCGGCTTAGCTACGCGATCGCGCAGCATCACGTCGTACGGCTGCAGTATCGCGACGAGGCGGGCGAACGGCATCTGTCCATCCGGCCGCTGAAGCTGACCTGCCAGTACAATTGCGATTATGTGATCGCATATTGCGAGGACGACGGCCGGCAGCGCATGCTGAGGCTGGACGGCATCGGCAGCGTCGACGTGACGGCTGCGCGGTTCGAGCCGATCGCCCCGGAGGCGTTCGAATGGGGAGCCGGCGGCGCCGCTTCAGGCGGAAGCGGTCCCCAGCGGAAGCCGTTCACCGCCCAGGTAAAGCTGGCTCAGCCGATTGCCGGCGACTCCTGGCGTGGCTATCGCATCCGGTCGGCGGATTCGGCCGAGCTGGTTTATACGATTGAATTTTACGAGACCGAATCGTTTCTGCATCATCTGCTGGTCTCTTCTTGGGAAGAGCTGCTGTCGCCGAAATGGCTGCGGGAACAGCTCGATACGCTATGCAGAAGCATGCTGAAGCGGCTAGGCGGCGAAGAAGGAGGCGGAGCGAAGCGATGA
- a CDS encoding HAD family hydrolase produces MAIRAIVFDFDGTLVDTESCAYDAFSKVYEEHGQQLALERWALCIGTVGGAYDPYAELEEMTGKSLDRAAVKERFEILHDETLQGATLRPGTIEVLEEAKRLGLRIGLASSSDRAWINRHLREQGIASYFETICTRDDVERAKPDPALYRLALEALGVQPSEAVAVEDSLNGLKAAKAAGLKAIALPNPVTAHMDLSGADVLIDSFEGRSLAELINGLEAE; encoded by the coding sequence ATGGCAATTCGAGCAATCGTGTTTGATTTCGACGGAACGCTGGTGGATACGGAATCGTGCGCTTACGATGCGTTTAGCAAAGTGTACGAGGAGCATGGACAGCAGCTTGCGTTGGAGCGTTGGGCGCTTTGCATTGGAACGGTGGGCGGCGCATACGATCCGTATGCGGAATTGGAAGAGATGACGGGCAAATCGCTTGACCGGGCTGCGGTGAAGGAGCGGTTCGAGATACTGCATGATGAAACGCTGCAAGGGGCGACGCTCCGTCCCGGCACGATCGAAGTACTGGAGGAGGCCAAACGTCTGGGACTTCGCATCGGACTGGCTTCCAGCTCGGATCGGGCTTGGATCAACCGGCATTTGCGGGAGCAGGGCATCGCGTCGTATTTCGAAACGATCTGCACCCGGGATGACGTGGAGCGCGCGAAGCCGGATCCGGCTTTGTACAGGCTGGCACTCGAAGCGCTTGGCGTGCAGCCGTCCGAAGCCGTTGCGGTAGAGGATTCGCTGAACGGGCTGAAAGCCGCGAAGGCGGCTGGGCTGAAGGCCATCGCGCTGCCGAACCCGGTAACGGCACACATGGATTTGTCCGGTGCGGATGTGTTGATCGACAGCTTTGAAGGGCGGTCTCTGGCGGAACTGATTAACGGATTGGAAGCAGAATAA